The following proteins are co-located in the Paludibaculum fermentans genome:
- a CDS encoding acyclic terpene utilization AtuA family protein codes for MIRIANGQGFWGDWLDAPVHLVEQGPIDYLTLDYLAEVTMSILQKQKQADLQLGYARDFPPLMARLASRLKQRNIRVIANAGGVNPHACAAQVRALAPELKVAIVTGDDIYPRLDDLLARGIELRNMDTGAPLSDVRSAVTSANAYIGAFPIAEALSTGADVIITGRCADAALALAPMIHQFCWRPSDVDLLCAGTIAGHIIECGSQCTGGNSQVDWQTMADPANIGYPIIDASPDGVCTITKHPGTGGAINRHTVIEQMLYEIGDPRAYFTPDCVADFTSVQIEDAGPDCVRISGATGAPAPAQLKASISYHAGWKAQGSLVYCWPSALEKAYAADRIVRGRLAQLGLQFEEIYSEFVGFNSCHGPAAPPIADPPEVMLRIGARGPSKKDVDRFTSELIPLVLSGPPGATGYGEGRPAVREVIAYWPALLPREEITPQVEVLS; via the coding sequence ATGATCCGTATCGCCAACGGGCAAGGCTTCTGGGGCGATTGGCTGGACGCGCCCGTCCATCTCGTCGAACAGGGACCCATCGACTACCTCACGCTCGACTACCTGGCCGAGGTGACGATGTCGATCCTGCAGAAGCAGAAACAAGCCGACCTCCAGCTCGGCTACGCCCGGGACTTCCCTCCGCTGATGGCCCGCCTGGCCTCGCGCCTGAAGCAGCGCAACATCCGGGTCATCGCCAATGCCGGCGGTGTGAACCCGCACGCCTGCGCGGCGCAGGTACGAGCCCTCGCCCCTGAACTCAAGGTGGCGATTGTCACCGGAGACGATATCTACCCGAGACTGGACGACCTGCTCGCCCGCGGCATCGAACTCCGCAACATGGACACCGGCGCGCCGCTCTCCGATGTCCGCTCCGCCGTCACCAGCGCCAACGCCTATATTGGAGCTTTCCCCATTGCTGAAGCTCTCTCCACCGGCGCCGACGTTATCATCACGGGCCGCTGCGCCGACGCCGCGCTGGCCCTGGCGCCCATGATCCACCAGTTCTGCTGGCGTCCCAGCGATGTCGATCTCCTCTGCGCCGGCACCATCGCCGGACACATCATCGAGTGCGGATCGCAGTGCACCGGAGGCAATTCCCAGGTCGACTGGCAGACCATGGCCGATCCCGCCAACATCGGCTACCCCATCATCGACGCCTCCCCTGACGGGGTCTGCACCATCACCAAGCACCCCGGCACCGGCGGCGCGATCAACCGGCACACCGTCATCGAACAGATGCTTTACGAAATCGGCGATCCGCGCGCCTACTTCACGCCCGATTGCGTTGCCGATTTCACGTCCGTCCAGATTGAGGATGCCGGCCCCGACTGTGTCCGCATCAGCGGCGCCACCGGAGCCCCCGCGCCGGCCCAGCTCAAAGCCTCCATCAGCTACCACGCCGGCTGGAAGGCGCAGGGCAGCCTGGTCTACTGCTGGCCCTCAGCCCTTGAAAAAGCTTACGCGGCCGATCGCATCGTGCGCGGCCGGCTGGCGCAGCTCGGCCTCCAGTTCGAGGAGATCTACAGCGAATTCGTGGGCTTCAACTCCTGCCACGGACCCGCCGCGCCGCCCATCGCCGATCCGCCCGAAGTGATGCTCCGCATTGGCGCGCGCGGTCCATCCAAGAAGGACGTCGACCGCTTCACCAGCGAACTGATCCCGCTGGTGCTCAGCGGTCCGCCCGGCGCAACCGGGTATGGCGAGGGACGCCCGGCGGTGCGCGAAGTCATCGCCTACTGGCCCGCGCTGCTGCCTCGCGAGGAGATTACGCCGCAAGTCGAGGTGCTCAGTTGA
- a CDS encoding cold-shock protein: protein MKEKGVVKWFNAAKGYGFIQRHTGEDVFVHYSAIQMSGYRTLDEGLEVEFELKTGPKGLQAENVTRA, encoded by the coding sequence GTGAAGGAAAAAGGTGTCGTGAAATGGTTTAATGCCGCGAAGGGCTACGGCTTTATTCAGCGGCATACGGGGGAAGACGTGTTTGTCCACTACAGCGCCATCCAGATGTCTGGCTACCGGACCCTGGACGAGGGCTTGGAAGTGGAATTCGAACTAAAGACCGGACCCAAAGGCCTTCAGGCTGAAAACGTTACGCGAGCATAG
- a CDS encoding acyl-CoA carboxylase subunit beta gives MRLLLRQLRALEERLVQGGGQTKADKQHRDGKLTARERVARLADPSSPLLEIGLLVAWDRYEEQAPAAGVVTLLARVEGRPVVIVANDATVKAGAWWPETITKILRAQEIAMRNRLPIVYLVDSAGVNLPLQDGIFPGQYGAARIFYYNSLMRRVLKIPQIAAVMGPCIAGGAYLPALSDVIYMVERTSFMGLGGPNLVKGATGQKTDSESLGGARMHTTISGVAHFTASDDPDCLRQIRERIAGLPAAPARQQGTNTAKPAEDLYDILPQDHRQAYDIREILDRLLDAGPQLEFQPDFAPEMYCIEARLHGRAIGVIGNRRGFLKSNAGPRIGGIVYTETARKVSYFVEYAERRSLPLLYLQDVSGFMVGPDAEAAGIIRAGAEMVESMACATVPKIILTLNHASGAGYYAMAAQGFDPNFTFAWPTARIGVMEGDSAVQAVHGVELDKLKAEASPVPPELQQRIDKTRADYDRWLDARYAAARGHVDAIIDPLETRLLLAFAFECACASGHRAHTALEVLGS, from the coding sequence ATGCGCCTTCTGCTACGGCAACTGCGAGCGCTGGAGGAGCGGCTTGTCCAGGGTGGTGGACAGACCAAGGCCGACAAGCAGCATCGCGATGGAAAACTCACGGCCCGTGAACGAGTTGCGCGCCTCGCCGATCCATCTTCCCCCCTTCTGGAGATAGGTCTCCTGGTCGCCTGGGACCGTTACGAGGAACAGGCTCCGGCCGCCGGAGTCGTCACCCTGCTGGCCCGTGTGGAAGGCCGCCCCGTGGTCATCGTCGCCAACGATGCCACCGTGAAAGCGGGTGCCTGGTGGCCTGAAACCATCACCAAGATCCTGCGCGCGCAGGAGATCGCGATGCGCAACCGCTTACCCATCGTCTACCTGGTGGATTCCGCCGGTGTGAATTTGCCGTTGCAGGATGGAATATTTCCTGGGCAATACGGGGCGGCGCGCATTTTTTATTACAACTCCCTGATGCGGCGCGTCCTGAAAATCCCCCAGATCGCCGCCGTCATGGGCCCGTGCATCGCCGGGGGCGCCTATCTACCGGCCCTGAGCGATGTCATCTACATGGTGGAACGCACCAGCTTCATGGGCCTGGGTGGCCCCAACCTGGTCAAAGGCGCCACCGGCCAGAAGACAGACAGCGAGTCGCTGGGCGGCGCGCGCATGCACACCACCATCAGCGGCGTCGCCCACTTCACCGCCTCCGACGATCCGGACTGTCTTCGCCAGATTCGTGAGCGCATCGCCGGACTCCCCGCCGCTCCGGCCCGCCAGCAGGGCACCAATACCGCTAAGCCGGCCGAGGATCTCTACGACATCCTGCCGCAGGATCACCGCCAGGCTTACGACATCCGTGAAATCCTTGACCGGCTACTGGACGCCGGCCCCCAACTCGAATTCCAGCCGGACTTCGCGCCCGAGATGTACTGCATCGAAGCTCGCCTGCACGGCCGGGCCATCGGCGTCATCGGCAATCGCCGCGGCTTTCTGAAGTCGAATGCCGGGCCGCGCATCGGTGGCATCGTCTACACCGAAACCGCCCGCAAAGTATCCTACTTCGTCGAGTATGCGGAGCGCCGCAGCCTGCCGCTGCTCTACCTGCAGGACGTCTCCGGCTTCATGGTGGGCCCCGACGCCGAAGCCGCCGGCATCATCCGTGCCGGAGCCGAGATGGTGGAGTCCATGGCCTGCGCCACGGTCCCGAAGATCATCCTGACGCTGAATCACGCCTCCGGCGCCGGCTACTATGCCATGGCCGCCCAGGGCTTCGATCCTAACTTCACCTTCGCCTGGCCCACTGCCCGCATCGGCGTGATGGAAGGGGATTCCGCGGTCCAGGCTGTCCACGGTGTGGAACTCGACAAATTGAAGGCCGAAGCGTCGCCTGTGCCGCCGGAGTTGCAGCAGCGGATCGACAAGACCCGCGCCGACTACGACCGCTGGCTGGATGCCCGCTATGCCGCCGCGCGCGGCCATGTGGACGCCATCATCGACCCCCTGGAGACCCGCCTGCTGCTCGCTTTCGCTTTCGAATGCGCCTGCGCCTCCGGCCACCGCGCGCACACCGCCCTGGAGGTTCTTGGATCATGA
- a CDS encoding AtuA-related protein — MKAPLAHFAHTRSGDKGDTVNIGVIAWRPEDYALLLRELTAEKVHSFFGSRVRGPVVRYELPNVHALNFVLQGALGGGGTVTLRVDAQGKTFGAALLRLEIETETASS; from the coding sequence TTGAAAGCCCCACTCGCGCATTTCGCACACACCCGCTCCGGCGACAAAGGCGACACCGTCAACATCGGCGTCATCGCCTGGCGTCCGGAAGACTATGCCCTGCTGCTTCGCGAGCTCACGGCCGAAAAGGTACACTCGTTCTTCGGCTCCCGTGTTCGCGGACCGGTTGTGCGGTACGAACTCCCCAATGTCCACGCCCTCAACTTCGTCCTGCAAGGCGCCCTGGGCGGCGGCGGGACGGTGACTCTGCGTGTTGACGCGCAGGGGAAGACCTTCGGCGCGGCCCTGCTGCGCCTCGAAATCGAAACGGAAACAGCAAGTTCATGA